The following coding sequences are from one Eucalyptus grandis isolate ANBG69807.140 chromosome 11, ASM1654582v1, whole genome shotgun sequence window:
- the LOC104424849 gene encoding beta-glucosidase 17: protein MELKKQHPHGYLYANTRGGASASWCISLLMITATFLGCSCGREDPGVAGVNGDDDKIINRTSFPSDFVFGVGSSAYQSEGAADQQGRGLSIWDTFTKLFPDKISDHSSGFIADEFYYQFQEDINLLKAMGWDFFRFSISWPRIAPHGKISKGVNEQGVAFYNNLIDSLLAEGIQPFVTLFHWDVPQALEDEYGGFLSINIVEDYIDYVNFCFQKFGDRVKHWVTLNEPNYFTLYGYAMGIYAPGRCSSYINNCTAGNSATEPYIVAHHLLLSHAAAVKLYRDNYQATQNGKIGMVIATYWMTPKYSTNVSRKAASRAFDFQFGWFAHPITYGDYPKSMRRYVGERLPKFTKAQSEALKGSRDYMGVNYYTARYVDESASPFTTLNLSYTTDCHCNMTAEKDGIPIGQPTAAEWLYIYPKGIRELMHYVKKNYLDPTIYVTENGMADANNKSLPLEDALTDRLRISYFQLHLSNLSKAIEEGVNVKGYFAWSFLDDFEWVEGYTTRYGLVFVDYGNELKRYMKHSACWFQSFLQKDNATVNYSLRSDA from the exons ATGGAGCTGAAGAAGCAGCATCCACACGGTTATCTATATGCTAACACTCGTGGCGGCGCCTCCGCCTCCTGGTGCATCAGCTTGTTGATGATCACGGCCACTTTCTTGGGTTGCAGTTGTGGTCGTGAGGATCCTGGTGTGGCTGGAGTCAATGGGGACGATGACAAGATCATCAACCGGACGAGCTTCCCATCTGATTTCGTATTTGGAGTGGGATCGAGCGCCTACCAG TCTGAAGGAGCAGCGGACCAACAGGGAAGAGGCTTGAGCATTTGGGACACCTTCACCAAACTCTTTCCAG ATAAGATTAGCGACCACTCTTCCGGTTTCATAGCTGATGAGTTCTACTACCAGTTCCAG GAGGACATAAACTTGTTGAAAGCAATGGGATGGGATTTCTTCAGATTCTCCATCTCGTGGCCTCGTATTGCACCTC ATGGGAAGATAAGCAAGGGAGTCAATGAACAAGGTGTCGCCTTTTACAACAATCTCATCGACAGCCTACTTGCTGAGG GCATCCAACCTTTTGTGACATTGTTCCATTGGGATGTTCCCCAAGCACTTGAAGATGAGTACGGCGGGTTCCTGAGTATTAATATTGT GGAGGACTACATCGATTATGTAAACTTTTGCTTTCAAAAGTTTGGTGATAGAGTGAAGCATTGGGTGACACTAAACGAGCCCAATTACTTTACGTTGTATGGGTATGCAATGGGCATCTATGCACCTGGTCGATGTTCTAGTTACATAAATAACTGCACAGCCGGAAATTCAGCAACAGAACCTTACATCGTTGCACACCATTTACTTCTTTCTCACGCAGCAGCAGTGAAACTGTACAGGGACAACTATCAG GCTACTCAAAATGGGAAAATAGGCATGGTCATTGCAACTTACTGGATGACCCCTAAGTATTCAACGAACGTCAGTAGGAAGGCTGCCTCTAGAGCTTTTGACTTTCAGTTTGGATG GTTTGCCCATCCTATTACCTATGGTGACTACCCAAAGTCAATGAGGAGATATGTGGGCGAGCGGTTACCCAAATTCACAAAAGCACAGTCAGAGGCGCTAAAGGGTTCTCGTGACTACATGGGGGTAAATTATTACACGGCGAGATACGTGGACGAATCCGCATCCCCTTTTACCACTCTCAATCTAAGTTACACCACCGATTGTCATTGTAATATGACCG CTGAGAAAGATGGAATTCCAATCGGCCAACCG ACTGCCGCGGAGTGGCTGTACATATACCCAAAGGGTATCAGAGAGTTGATGCACTACGTGAAGAAAAACTATTTGGATCCGACCATTTATGTGACTGAAAATG GAATGGCAGATGCAAATAACAAATCATTGCCGCTTGAAGATGCACTTACAGATAGATTGAGAATAAGTTACTTTCAGCTGCATCTCTCAAATCTCTCCAAGGCTATCGA GGAAGGAGTGAATGTAAAAGGATACTTTGCGTGGAGTTTCCTAGACGACTTCGAGTGGGTGGAGGGTTATACAACCCGATATGGCCTCGTTTTCGTGGATTATGGGAATGAACTGAAGCGATACATGAAGCACTCGGCATGTTGGTTCCAAAGTTTCCTACAAAAGGATAATGCAACCGTTAACTACTCCTTGCGGAGCGATGCCTAG